In Labilibaculum sp. DW002, one DNA window encodes the following:
- a CDS encoding restriction endonuclease subunit S, which translates to MVDREGYQQTEVGMIPEDWDEITLGEITNLMTNGFVGTATTHYTNAHNGVTYIQGFNVEENSFNFTGIKKIDYAFHKSHQKSCLREGDLLTVQTGDVGLTTIVPKELEGSNCHALIISRFKQKKASPWFYAQYFNSFIGRNRLKELEIGTTMKHLNVGDMLNWKVPLPPTLAEQKAIATALSDVDSLISNLEKLIAKKKAIKQGAMQQLLTGKKRLPGFSGEWEELKLGTLCEFTQGVQIAQSEQLRSTRKGYIRYLYIRDFFTDDFKWYVKDIYPNKIMSSTDIMMVNTGNTAGDVYSGAEGVLSNNAFKIDFDSEKLNRDYLFLNLRSSFAIRQIKEIFNSSGQPHVGHKNIAKINIPIPHSMEEQEAIADTLSDMDKEIEALENKKAKCQQIKQGMMQELLTGKTRLI; encoded by the coding sequence ATGGTAGATAGAGAAGGATATCAGCAAACAGAAGTGGGGATGATACCTGAGGATTGGGACGAAATTACATTGGGAGAAATCACAAATTTAATGACAAATGGATTTGTTGGTACTGCAACAACTCACTATACTAATGCTCATAATGGCGTTACATATATCCAAGGATTTAATGTTGAAGAGAACTCATTCAATTTTACCGGGATCAAAAAAATTGATTATGCTTTTCATAAAAGTCATCAAAAATCATGTTTAAGAGAAGGCGATTTACTAACAGTTCAAACAGGTGATGTTGGGCTAACTACAATTGTACCTAAAGAACTTGAAGGTAGTAATTGCCATGCTTTGATAATTTCAAGATTTAAACAAAAAAAGGCTTCCCCTTGGTTTTACGCGCAATATTTTAATTCTTTTATTGGTAGAAATCGATTAAAAGAATTGGAAATTGGTACAACAATGAAGCATTTAAATGTTGGAGATATGTTGAATTGGAAAGTTCCTCTTCCCCCAACCCTAGCCGAACAAAAAGCCATAGCCACCGCCTTAAGCGATGTTGATTCTTTAATCAGCAATTTGGAAAAACTCATAGCCAAAAAGAAAGCCATTAAACAAGGCGCCATGCAGCAATTGCTTACTGGTAAAAAGAGGTTGCCTGGGTTTAGTGGGGAGTGGGAAGAACTGAAATTAGGTACACTTTGTGAATTTACTCAAGGAGTACAAATAGCACAATCTGAGCAATTAAGATCTACAAGAAAGGGATATATTAGATATTTGTATATAAGAGATTTCTTTACCGATGATTTTAAGTGGTATGTTAAGGATATTTATCCAAATAAAATTATGAGTAGTACAGATATAATGATGGTCAATACAGGGAATACTGCTGGAGATGTCTATTCTGGAGCAGAAGGTGTTTTAAGTAATAATGCCTTTAAAATTGATTTTGACAGCGAAAAGTTAAATAGAGATTATCTTTTTTTAAATTTAAGGAGTTCATTTGCTATTAGACAAATAAAGGAGATTTTTAATTCCTCGGGTCAGCCACATGTTGGTCATAAGAATATTGCCAAAATTAATATACCTATACCTCATAGTATGGAAGAACAAGAAGCAATTGCAGATACTTTATCCGATATGGATAAAGAAATAGAAGCTTTGGAGAATAAAAAAGCCAAATGCCAGCAAATAAAGCAGGGTATGATGCAGGAGTTGTTAACTGGGAAAACTAGGTTGATATGA
- a CDS encoding type I restriction-modification system subunit M, whose amino-acid sequence MAIKKSELYSSLWASCDELRGGMDASQYKDYVLTMLFVKYVSDKYANKSDSLIEVPAGATFEDMIALKGQPDIGDQINKKILKPLFAANGLEGSMDLVDFNDDDKLGSGNEKVELLGNLIAIFENPALDFKNNRAEDDDILGDAYEFLMRHFASESGKSKGQFYTPAEVSRILAKIIDVDKADKPSYTVYDPTCGSGSLLLKVADETEKGLTIYGQEKDIATKSLAIMNMWLHGYPEATIAGKNTIADPQFKEADGTLKRFDFVVANPPFSIKNWSNGISPMDDEFNRFRAYGVPPDKNGDYAFLLHILASMKSTGKGAVILPHGVLFRGNAEAEIRENLIDRKLIKGIIGLPANLFYGTGIPACIIVLDKENTKDRKGIFMVDASKGFIKDGNKNRLREQDLYRIVEVFNQQKETKKYARFVKFDEIVKNEYNLNIPRYIDTQKEEDIQDLNAHLNGGIPNRDVESLQAFWDVYPNLKASIFKDLREDYFQLCIDKTEIKEAIFSHAEFTNYGTQLENTFTNWQKKVYPILTGINADTAPKKLITEISQLLLEEYKGTALIDAYDIYQYLRDYWSEIMKDDAYLLVEDGWVAKTRRVIEKKKNGKELDKGWICDLLPKAYIVDAYFADNNTGIQKLEANLESLQSELSQYEEEHAVEEGLLEEAANDNGKITKATLSKRMTAIKGDASEKEAYQLMQKVQKLFTQQTAIGKQLKEKVAELDKLCYNKYPKLSEAEVRDLVIGNKWLTALKTDIQSEIDAISQRLTSRIKELAERYENTLGELDNSTKELEVKVNAHLQKIGLAW is encoded by the coding sequence ATGGCAATCAAGAAATCAGAATTATACAGCTCACTTTGGGCTAGTTGCGATGAGTTAAGAGGGGGAATGGATGCCAGCCAATACAAAGATTACGTATTGACCATGCTTTTTGTGAAGTATGTATCCGATAAATATGCCAACAAATCAGATAGTTTAATTGAAGTGCCGGCAGGTGCTACTTTCGAGGACATGATTGCCTTGAAAGGACAGCCTGATATCGGCGACCAAATTAATAAGAAAATACTAAAGCCTTTATTTGCTGCCAACGGACTGGAAGGTTCTATGGACTTGGTCGATTTTAACGACGATGACAAATTGGGAAGCGGTAACGAGAAAGTAGAACTGTTGGGTAATCTGATAGCTATTTTTGAGAATCCGGCTTTAGACTTTAAAAATAATCGAGCAGAGGATGATGATATTTTAGGGGATGCCTACGAATTTTTAATGCGTCACTTTGCCAGTGAATCGGGAAAGAGCAAAGGTCAATTTTATACGCCTGCAGAGGTGTCGCGAATTTTGGCGAAAATTATCGATGTTGACAAAGCAGATAAGCCTTCTTATACCGTATATGATCCAACCTGTGGATCGGGTTCCTTACTATTGAAAGTAGCTGACGAGACTGAAAAGGGTTTGACCATTTACGGACAGGAAAAAGACATAGCCACTAAAAGTTTGGCGATTATGAACATGTGGTTGCATGGATATCCTGAGGCGACCATTGCGGGAAAAAACACCATTGCTGATCCTCAGTTTAAAGAGGCCGATGGCACACTAAAACGTTTCGATTTTGTAGTAGCCAATCCTCCATTCTCCATTAAGAACTGGAGCAATGGCATTTCACCTATGGATGATGAATTCAATCGCTTTAGAGCTTATGGTGTACCACCCGATAAAAATGGTGATTATGCCTTTCTGCTGCACATTCTGGCATCTATGAAAAGCACAGGAAAAGGGGCAGTAATTCTTCCTCATGGCGTTTTGTTTCGGGGAAATGCCGAAGCGGAAATTCGTGAAAACTTAATCGATAGAAAATTGATTAAAGGAATTATTGGTTTGCCGGCCAACTTGTTTTACGGAACGGGAATTCCTGCTTGTATCATCGTGCTCGATAAGGAGAACACCAAAGATCGCAAAGGAATTTTTATGGTGGATGCCAGCAAAGGCTTTATAAAGGATGGCAACAAAAACCGCTTACGGGAACAGGATTTATACCGAATTGTAGAGGTTTTTAATCAGCAGAAGGAGACCAAAAAATACGCTCGATTTGTGAAATTCGACGAAATTGTAAAAAATGAGTACAATCTGAATATTCCACGATACATCGATACCCAGAAAGAGGAAGATATTCAGGATTTAAATGCTCATTTAAATGGTGGAATTCCAAACCGGGATGTAGAAAGCTTACAGGCCTTTTGGGATGTGTACCCTAATTTAAAGGCCAGCATTTTTAAAGACTTGCGGGAAGACTATTTTCAACTATGTATTGATAAGACAGAGATTAAAGAAGCCATTTTCAGCCATGCTGAGTTTACAAATTACGGAACTCAGTTAGAGAATACTTTTACCAATTGGCAAAAGAAGGTTTATCCAATTCTGACAGGAATTAATGCGGATACAGCACCCAAGAAATTAATTACAGAGATTTCCCAATTGCTACTGGAAGAGTACAAGGGGACTGCCTTAATTGATGCTTACGATATCTACCAATATCTGCGTGATTACTGGAGCGAGATCATGAAAGATGATGCTTATCTGTTAGTAGAAGATGGTTGGGTAGCTAAAACCCGACGGGTTATTGAAAAGAAAAAGAACGGCAAAGAGTTGGACAAAGGATGGATCTGCGATCTACTGCCAAAAGCCTATATAGTGGATGCTTACTTTGCTGATAACAACACAGGGATTCAGAAATTGGAAGCCAATTTGGAAAGCTTGCAAAGCGAACTCAGCCAATACGAAGAGGAACATGCCGTAGAGGAAGGATTGCTGGAAGAGGCTGCCAACGACAATGGAAAAATTACCAAAGCCACGCTAAGCAAACGCATGACTGCCATTAAGGGCGATGCCAGCGAAAAAGAGGCATACCAACTCATGCAAAAAGTACAAAAGTTATTTACTCAACAAACCGCCATAGGCAAACAGTTAAAAGAGAAAGTAGCTGAATTGGATAAACTGTGCTACAACAAATACCCTAAATTATCCGAAGCTGAAGTAAGAGATTTGGTGATAGGCAACAAATGGTTGACAGCCTTAAAAACCGATATTCAATCTGAAATTGATGCCATTTCGCAACGCTTAACCAGCCGAATAAAAGAACTAGCCGAACGTTACGAAAACACCTTGGGCGAGTTAGATAATTCAACCAAAGAATTGGAAGTTAAAGTGAATGCTCATCTTCAAAAAATTGGATTAGCATGGTAG